In Fragaria vesca subsp. vesca linkage group LG1, FraVesHawaii_1.0, whole genome shotgun sequence, the sequence GGCCTCCAAACTTGGCATCTTGAGCTGGGAAGATTACACCGGATTCAGATGTTAAGTTTTCTGATGAGGTGGAAGCAGCAGCATCAAATTCAATGGCAGACTGTGGAAGCAGCTTTAGCCTCTTAAGTTTTAACAAGCAGTCAACAATGTTCCTCCAGCCCCCTCTAATTGACTCTCCAAAATTGTTTGCAATGGTGAAAACAGCAAGTGTAGCCATTCTTGGCTTCAAATCTTTGCTAAAAGCAAAGAGGGTTTCTTCTGCAGAGGCATATGGATTCAACAATGTAGTGAATTTGGAGAATGTGGCGAGAATTTGATCAAGAGTGTCTTCTAGTCCATACTGAGCTATCCTCGCCACCGAGAACAAACCTTCAATGCATTCATGGAGCAATTCTTCTTCTTCAGCATGCTCAAACACTGCAGAAAGAGCAGCCACTGATGGACCAGCAATGCAAGCAAACATATCTCTGCCTAGACGGCGATCAAATTCACATACAAAGAAAGGTTGCACAGTTATTGTTCGGTTCATCAACTCTATCCATCTGTTTGGGTTCATTTCTAGCTGAAGACCAGACTGTCCAAACACGGCAATTGCAGTATTTGAGATGGAATGGAAAAGGTCAGATAGATAATCTCTAGGAAGATCCTTTCCTCCATTGATTGCTCTATTGTTCCTGATGAACTCGTCTTCTGTCATTTTCTTCTTCACTTGTGGATTGTGTTGATCAGTATTGAGCATAATGAGAGAGTAGCAAAGAATCATCACCGTATCCTTGTTTGCAAAAATATCTGTAGGTTGTTGTTCATAAAAATTCTTTGAAAATACCTCAAGAATCCGCTCAATCTTCTGGGACTCTCCAGGTAACCTGAAAGTCTCAAGATAAGTCCGGAGACCACTGTCAAGATTCATGCCTGCAAATCCAAACGTTTCTGTATATTCTCTTAGAACTTGAATGTGAAACTCATCAGGATCACCAAGATAATCCCCTATCAACATCTTGTCTAGACCAGGAGTGTACCGGAAGAAGTAAGCCACAGACTTCGGATCCGGAGGATCAGAGACTAATTTGGTAAGTCTTAAGTACTCCATTCCCTTCTTTTCATCTCGATTATAATGGTGTCCAGCAATCATTATTTTCTTCTTCTGTGCTTTCCTGAGTCTTACAAATTCCACCCAAGTTTCCAAATACTCTTTAACCTGATCTTCCCAAAATGGAGTATACTCAGTAACTTCAACAGGATATGGCCCTGAAGGGCTTGTATCATTTTCTTTATCAATACTATCAGCAATGTTGTGGATCATGATTACTAACCCTTCAAAGGCTTGTATCTGTAAACTTGACAAAGGGGCACCCACCGGAAAACACTGCCTGCAAAGCAACTTCCCAATCTCCTCGAACACATTATAGCATAGGGGATCACAGTCATAGTTCACATAAACTTCGACTACGAATGTTGCCTGCCTGCAGAAGTTTATAATTCCTTCCAGTGCAACTTCTTGTAGTTGGGTTGTTGCTCCTGGAGCTGATGCAACTCTAAAAATCTCAAATGTGAAGAACGATTCTAACTGGAGACGAATGTGCCTGCAAAAAAAACGCCAAAAGTGATCATGGTTCAAGTTATAGTTTGGAAAGAAACTCAAACTCAAGCATTTCATGTCAAAATTAACCTGCGAAGAAAATGATACATATTCAAAACCGTACTGCAAATCATGGAAAACACAACCGGGCTTGAACAAGTCCCATAGTGCACCAAATGGTGAAACAGATCATCTTTCATCATCCTCAAAAGCTTCGAATGTGTCCCAATCCCATCTCCACTCAACTCGATCGCGGTGTTGATCAAAACCAAAGCAAAAAGCTGCACATCTTCATCAGCAGTTTGAACCGTAGACCCATCTGTCTCGACCACTTCAACCACATTGAGCAAAGAACACAATAAATGAAATATATCAACCGCACACCTCATTCCATACCCGAAATCCAAACCACCGTCGTCGACGTCTTCAGTATCAGTCTCCGACCCCTCATCGTGGATGTCAACTTCCGGCAACCGTGAAAAGATAATGTGGATCAAATCATGCATGGTGTACTTAGCAGTACGTTGAAGCAAGTCCCCTCGTGACGTGGATTGTTGCACGACTTGGAAACAAGTGTTGACAATGGTGCACACAGCTTGGTCAGACAACAACACTGCCGCCCTGTGGTTCATAACTCCGGTGAGGAGCTGCAGAATGTGCATCATCACGGCGTCCTCCGACACCGGATCAGTCTTCTCAAGCCTACACGTGGTGATGGCATTGACAACGGTGTTGATGGCGTCCTTGGCTCCAGGGGTCTTCTCGTCGAAGACTCCGAGCTTGAGAATCTTCAAGGTGGCAGAGAGGGCGACTCTGGTGGCGGCGGCGTGGACGAAGTCGCTCTGGATGACGTCGAGGAAGGGAGAGATGTAGATGGTAGGGTCTATTGTGCGCCATTCTTGTTGAGGGTTGAAGATCAAGGCTCGAAGTGACTTGAGGGATTGGAGAAGAGAAGGGTCGACGTTGTCTTCCGGGGCGGCGCCGAAGACGTGAGAGTTGGAGTCACTGGGGCGGCGGATGACGGCAAGGACGGTGCCGACTTCGGTGTTGAGCATGCAAGAGAGTCCGAGCTCTTTCCTTTTGAGTTTGGTGGCTTGCTTGGTCTTGCCATTGCTTTCATGGTTCTCCATAGGAGGAAGAGGAAAAGGAAACCGTTGAACAAGTTCAAAAAACGGTTATAGTTTCTGGTCTTTAGCAAACGTGAGGTCAGTTAAATTTCTGATTAGATATTACTGGTTAATTTGGATGGTTAAGAATACAGGTTTGATAGGTTCTACCTCTATTTTCTCCTCATTTAGTGCATTTCAGCACCAATTCTAAGTCAAACCCTGCAGACCCTGCAGAATCGCAATGTATCTCACACGAAATCATGCACCAAAGACAAAGGGTTTCTCTACATATGGTAAATGGAGTGACAAGTTCAAAACCCCCTTCACTAGCCTAACTTGCGTGCTAAGTCATCAAAACGAGAGATCCTTACGCTGCTAGCTATTGATTCTGGCGCCTACTGTCAGTTAGCTGATCTATATGAGCACTTTAGTTCTTGCTGCAAGCAAAACAATACATCCAATGAATCTTCGTCGTTATAGTTACCGGCTTGTGAAACTGTTAGCAGTGTCTTCAGCCATTCCTCATGGAGAGTTGAGAACTCTGATCTCTGTTCACTAGACTTGAAGCTTTCTCCAACGGATTTCTTCATTACTTGGCCAGCCTTCGAAGCAGCTTCAACCACCTTCTCAGGGATCCCAGCCATCATTGCTACTTGCAATCCATAACTCTCTGGGCATGCCCCTGAGGTAAGGCGATAGAGAAATACCAGCTCTTGGTCTCTTTTTAAAGGGGATACAGATTTTGACCTAAATGCACATGCCATGTGTTGTAATGAAACGTGTGGATGAGACGCAAATTCTCTCGTAAGCGGGTGATAGTGTGTGGCGAATAACAATCTGCAGTTAATCTTTTCAACAAGATGGCGAAATACCTGAACAAGTATAAACAGATGAATCTATTAAACATGGAACATGGCATAACATTAGCATAATGATATAAGTAATGGATAAAACCGTTCACAAACAGATTAGTAGAAAATTGATACAAATGCAGTGCAAGTTATCAGTAGAATACAAATTCATAGAAAACTCAAAGGAACAACAGGTATTTTAAGTCTATCTTGCTACTTCATATGCCTCACAAGTTTCTTCATGCATGTGGATGGTGGTATGTGTAGCATACTTATTTCTCAGCCGCAGCTACAACTGATTACAAAATGAACTAATATTCTCAAGTCTCAACTGGTTTACTTTCTTAGACTATAAATGCTTCAGTTTTTGAATCAGTGCACAGGTACAGTAGAGGTGAATGAATTCAAGTATTTATGTATCAATGAAGTCCCTCCCAAGCAGATATTTAGAAATGGTAAATTATATATATCTGAATGAGGGATGAGTTTGATTATTGGTAATTTGATATTGAATGTATGATGAGTAGTAAAGGATGTCTCACAGCATATGCAATGGCATATCCATCAAAAGTGCTTGTTCCACGACCCAATTCATCAAGAATAACCAAAGAATCTGGAGTTGCATGCTGAAGAACTGATGCCGTCTCTGTGCATTCCACAAAGAAGGTACCTGAGAATAAAAGAAAATGAACACCAATCATCAAATTTTGCAACTGAAAATATGAAAAGTTTAATATTCAAACTGATATGACTACCGGATCCTGCATTTGAATGTTAATTTACTACTGTGAGTTGCTAAAT encodes:
- the LOC101307629 gene encoding ARF guanine-nucleotide exchange factor GNL2-like, yielding MENHESNGKTKQATKLKRKELGLSCMLNTEVGTVLAVIRRPSDSNSHVFGAAPEDNVDPSLLQSLKSLRALIFNPQQEWRTIDPTIYISPFLDVIQSDFVHAAATRVALSATLKILKLGVFDEKTPGAKDAINTVVNAITTCRLEKTDPVSEDAVMMHILQLLTGVMNHRAAVLLSDQAVCTIVNTCFQVVQQSTSRGDLLQRTAKYTMHDLIHIIFSRLPEVDIHDEGSETDTEDVDDGGLDFGYGMRCAVDIFHLLCSLLNVVEVVETDGSTVQTADEDVQLFALVLINTAIELSGDGIGTHSKLLRMMKDDLFHHLVHYGTCSSPVVFSMICSTVLNMYHFLRRHIRLQLESFFTFEIFRVASAPGATTQLQEVALEGIINFCRQATFVVEVYVNYDCDPLCYNVFEEIGKLLCRQCFPVGAPLSSLQIQAFEGLVIMIHNIADSIDKENDTSPSGPYPVEVTEYTPFWEDQVKEYLETWVEFVRLRKAQKKKIMIAGHHYNRDEKKGMEYLRLTKLVSDPPDPKSVAYFFRYTPGLDKMLIGDYLGDPDEFHIQVLREYTETFGFAGMNLDSGLRTYLETFRLPGESQKIERILEVFSKNFYEQQPTDIFANKDTVMILCYSLIMLNTDQHNPQVKKKMTEDEFIRNNRAINGGKDLPRDYLSDLFHSISNTAIAVFGQSGLQLEMNPNRWIELMNRTITVQPFFVCEFDRRLGRDMFACIAGPSVAALSAVFEHAEEEELLHECIEGLFSVARIAQYGLEDTLDQILATFSKFTTLLNPYASAEETLFAFSKDLKPRMATLAVFTIANNFGESIRGGWRNIVDCLLKLKRLKLLPQSAIEFDAAASTSSENLTSESGVIFPAQDAKFGGRQPSGMINRFSHFMSLESAEDAVSLGISEFEQNLKVIKQCRIGNIFSNSSKFPEDALLNLGRSLIYAAAGKGQKFSTAVEEEETVGFCWDVIVAITSANSQRFHTFWPSFHDYLIVVAQFPMFSPIPFAEKAIAGLFKICFKILGTFQPEKIPEELIFKSINLMWKLEKEILDSCCDFITQSLNKILTEYPANLQTQLGWKSVLHLLQVSGRHTETYELGVETLVRFMSDGTHVSRINYAYCIDCAFSFIALKNSPLEKNIKILDLLAESVNLLVEWYRNYYSDPANSYSAHSNSSLDEARGIGSSCSFAMNLFVKLGEVLRKSSLARREEMRNHAVLSLKKSFRIAEALDFTPVNCINCFNLVVFAMVDDLHEKMLEYSRREHAEREMRSMEATLKIALKLLTEVYLQFLIQISQSPGFRTFWLGVLRRMDTCMKADLGGYGESTVLQELVPDLLRQMITMMKEREILVQKEDDDLWEITHIQIQWIAPAIKDELFPEENL